In Bos javanicus breed banteng chromosome 2, ARS-OSU_banteng_1.0, whole genome shotgun sequence, the following proteins share a genomic window:
- the LOC133233710 gene encoding heterogeneous nuclear ribonucleoproteins A2/B1-like, giving the protein MAEASKPMMKKASQSVPLERGKRENEQFCKLFIGDLSSETTEESLWNYYRQWGYLTDCVLIRDPASQKSRRFGFITFSSMAELDAAMAARPHFIDGKMVMPKRAVPREDHGKLGALITVKKLFVGGITKDMKEHHLRDYFEKYGKINAIEIVTDGQSGKKRGFGFITFDDHDPVDKIVLQKNHTINGHRAEVRKALSRQERQEGQHLRSRGEGDVGLGYFHGVGGNVGAGRGRNFRGGAGGYGRGRQFGDGSHGYGGRAGGGSWGVRPGYGGGRGGCSGGGSADGYQDEGFRARYDNYGGRSYASRNYSDSGNQKQKPSKYDLLKSGKLRDSRNMGRSYTGGNHDPGGSRGRGGYGETRRWGPSQWPWA; this is encoded by the coding sequence ATGGCTGAAGCTAGTAAGCCCATGATGAAGAAAGCTTCACAATCTGTTCCCTTGGAGAGGGGTAAGAGAGAAAACGAACAATTCTGTAAACTCTTTATCGGTGACTTGAGCTCTGAGACCACAGAAGAAAGTCTGTGGAACTATTACCGGCAGTGGGGATATCTTACAGACTGTGTGTTAATAAGGGACCCTGCCAGCCAAAAATCAAGAAGATTTGGTTTCATCACATTTTCTTCCATGGCTGAGCTGGATGCCGCCATGGCGGCCAGACCTCATTTCATTGATGGGAAGATGGTTATGCCCAAACGCGCTGTCCCCAGAGAGGACCATGGAAAGCTGGGGGCTCTCATCACTGTGAAGAAGCTGTTTGTCGGCGGAATTACCAAAGACATGAAGGAACATCATCTTAGAGATTACTTTGAGAAGTACGGAAAAATCAACGCGATTGAGATAGTTACTGATGGACAGTCTGGCAAGAAAAGAGGCTTCGGATTTATTACTTTTGACGACCATGATCCTGTGGATAAGATCGTGTTGCAAAAAAATCATACTATCAATGGTCATCGTGCAGAAGTAAGAAAAGCCTTGTCTAGACAAGAGAGGCAAGAAGGCCAACATTTGAGAAGTCGAGGAGAAGGCGATGTTGGTTTGGGGTATTTTCATGGTGTTGGTGGAAATGTGGGAGCAGGACGAGGAAGGAACTTCAGAGGAGGAGCCGGTGGGTACGGAAGAGGGCGTCAGTTTGGGGATGGCTCTCACGGGTACGGAGGAAGAGCTGGAGGTGGTAGTTGGGGGGTTAGGCCTGGTTATGGGGGAGGACGAGGAGGATGTAGTGGTGGAGGGTCTGCAGATGGCTACCAGGATGAGGGCTTCAGAGCCCGTTATGACAACTATGGAGGAAGAAGCTACGCAAGTCGCAATTACAGCGATTCGGGGAATCAGAAGCAGAAACCTTCTAAGTACGATTTACTGAAGAGTGGAAAGTTGAGAGATAGCAGGAACATGGGCAGGTCATACACTGGAGGAAACCACGATCCAGGAGGCAGTAGAGGACGTGGGGGTTATGGAGAGACAAGACGGTGGGGGCCTTCTCAGTGGCCGTGGGCTTGA